A stretch of the bacterium genome encodes the following:
- a CDS encoding penicillin-binding transpeptidase domain-containing protein: MPKFRTTQRDRESMGVRRLYVVGAFFAICFGILASRAVVFHLKDNEQLEKVALRQYRTAVMESSMRGRIVDSAGRDLAGDVTTDSIFANPREIENSVDAANKLAGALSVDRKKLLDRLSIERKFVWVKRRASHEEAEAVKALELKGVYSMKESRRSYPNGTVGATLLGAVGMDGEPLGGVELYYNSVLSSSEKSDDLKRDARGHLYLSPTDGAENADRRSIRLTVDKMLQYIADSELEIGVKKASAKSGEAVVVDVKSGKVLAMANVPTFDPNEYSKYPLSSWRNGVIVDPHEPGSTFKVIVVSAALDQGAARAEEIFNCEGGKIKIGKDVIRDAHPYGKLSVADIIRVSSNIGAFKVSQKLGRKRVFEAIKEFGFGRKTGIDLPGETSGILTDYRRWSPVQDATVAFGQGIAVTPLQMAMAFAAIANGGKLMKPYVVDKVISENGEVVSETIPEVVATPISQETAKLMTGMLRAVVEEKGTGALAASIDYSVAGKTGTAQKVDSRSGVYARGKYYSSFVGFAPAEDPKIAVFVGIDEPHGQYYGGQVAAPVFRKIIEKTLRYLKVPASKPSGRSVIQAEQPPEQTAVDDVLLVTSGDDESKQMKKNDDATWVLPDFRGMTMRGVLAAAGDASLEWSFHGSGIAVKQWPESGSVLSSGSVCRVEFVPLM, encoded by the coding sequence ATGCCGAAGTTCAGGACCACGCAGCGCGATAGGGAATCCATGGGGGTGCGGCGCCTCTATGTGGTGGGCGCTTTTTTCGCGATATGCTTCGGCATTCTGGCCAGCAGGGCTGTGGTCTTCCACCTCAAGGACAACGAACAGCTGGAGAAGGTGGCGCTCAGGCAGTACAGGACCGCGGTGATGGAGAGCAGCATGCGCGGCAGGATTGTGGATTCTGCAGGCAGAGATCTGGCCGGAGACGTGACCACCGACTCCATCTTCGCCAACCCCAGGGAGATAGAAAATTCCGTGGATGCCGCCAACAAACTTGCGGGCGCCCTCTCCGTGGATCGCAAGAAGCTTTTGGACAGGCTTTCAATAGAGAGGAAATTCGTTTGGGTGAAAAGGCGAGCTTCTCATGAGGAGGCTGAAGCGGTCAAAGCGCTGGAGCTCAAGGGCGTGTATTCCATGAAGGAGAGCCGTCGTTCGTATCCTAACGGCACGGTGGGAGCCACGCTGCTCGGTGCGGTCGGGATGGACGGCGAGCCGCTGGGAGGGGTCGAGCTCTACTACAATTCGGTGCTGTCTTCGAGCGAGAAGTCGGACGACTTGAAGCGCGACGCTAGGGGGCATCTTTATCTGTCGCCCACCGACGGAGCGGAGAACGCGGACCGCCGCAGCATCAGGCTTACCGTCGACAAGATGCTTCAGTACATAGCCGATTCCGAGCTGGAGATCGGCGTCAAAAAGGCGTCGGCCAAGAGCGGCGAGGCGGTGGTGGTCGACGTGAAGAGCGGCAAGGTTCTCGCGATGGCGAACGTTCCGACCTTCGATCCTAACGAGTACTCGAAATACCCGCTGTCGAGCTGGCGCAACGGAGTGATCGTGGACCCGCATGAACCCGGCTCCACGTTCAAGGTGATCGTAGTATCGGCGGCGCTCGACCAAGGTGCGGCCCGCGCCGAGGAAATCTTTAATTGCGAGGGTGGAAAGATAAAGATCGGCAAGGATGTGATCAGGGACGCGCATCCTTACGGCAAACTCTCGGTGGCCGACATAATAAGGGTGTCCAGCAATATCGGCGCGTTCAAGGTGAGCCAGAAGCTTGGCCGCAAACGCGTATTCGAGGCCATAAAAGAATTCGGCTTCGGCAGGAAGACCGGAATAGATCTTCCCGGTGAGACGTCCGGCATCCTAACCGATTACAGGAGATGGTCGCCGGTCCAGGACGCCACCGTGGCATTCGGCCAGGGCATCGCCGTCACGCCCCTGCAGATGGCGATGGCGTTTGCGGCGATCGCCAATGGCGGAAAGCTCATGAAGCCGTACGTCGTTGATAAAGTCATTTCGGAGAACGGGGAGGTGGTATCCGAGACGATCCCGGAGGTCGTCGCGACCCCGATAAGCCAAGAGACGGCGAAGCTCATGACCGGAATGCTCAGGGCTGTGGTAGAGGAAAAAGGCACCGGCGCGCTGGCCGCCAGCATCGACTACAGCGTGGCCGGCAAGACCGGAACCGCTCAGAAAGTGGATTCGCGCAGCGGCGTCTATGCGAGAGGCAAGTACTATTCGTCGTTCGTAGGGTTCGCGCCGGCGGAAGACCCAAAGATCGCGGTATTCGTCGGCATAGACGAGCCGCACGGCCAATACTACGGAGGGCAGGTGGCGGCCCCGGTCTTCCGAAAGATAATCGAGAAGACCCTCAGGTATCTCAAGGTCCCAGCCAGCAAGCCTTCCGGCCGCTCCGTGATCCAGGCTGAGCAGCCGCCGGAGCAAACGGCGGTCGACGACGTCTTGCTGGTGACCTCTGGAGACGACGAGTCGAAGCAGATGAAGAAGAATGACGACGCCACATGGGTGCTCCCTGATTTCAGGGGCATGACTATGAGGGGCGTGCTCGCGGCGGCCGGAGACGCGTCGTTGGAGTGGAGCTTCCACGGCAGCGGCATCGCAGTCAAACAGTGGCCTGAATCCGGCAGCGTGCTCAGTTCGGGCAGCGTATGCAGGGTGGAGTTCGTGCCGCTCATGTGA